In the Pristiophorus japonicus isolate sPriJap1 chromosome 5, sPriJap1.hap1, whole genome shotgun sequence genome, one interval contains:
- the gatad1 gene encoding GATA zinc finger domain-containing protein 1, translated as MPLGLKPSCSVCKANSSAMWRKGSQGEIVCNNCAGRSPGPGSLSGATSGPGAAPAAQQSNGSGKQAKQEIHRRSARLRNTKYRSMPPTEKKVSTKGKGRRHIFKLKNPIKAPESVSTIITSESIFYGGIYYQVGDIVSVVDEDDEKIYYAQIRGFVQDQYCEKSAVITWLIPTQASAKDHFDAATYILGPEEDLPRKMEHFEFICHAPSEYFKSRSTPFPVIPTRPEKGYIWTRVGPTPALTVKESIANTL; from the exons ATGCCGCTGGGTTTGAAACCGTCGTGCAGCGTGTGCAAGGCCAACTCGTCGGCCATGTGGAGGAAGGGCAGCCAGGGCGAGATCGTCTGCAACAACTGCGCCGGCAGGAGCCCCGGGCCCGGCTCACTGTCCGGCGCCACCTCAGGGCCCGGGGCGGCGCCCGCCGCGCAGCAGAGCAACGGCAGCGGGAAGCAG GCAAAGCAAGAAATTCACAGGCGATCTGCAAGGTTACGGAACACAAAGTACAGGTCCATGCCTCCCACTGAAAAAAAGGTTTCTACTAAAGGAAAGGGCCGTAGGCATATATTCAAATTAAAAAAT CCAATTAAAGCACCAGAATCCGTGTCTACAATAATCACATCTGAATCCATTTTCTACGGG GGTATATATTACCAAGTTGGAGATATAGTTTCCGTAGTGGATGAAGACGATGAAAAGATTTACTACGCCCAGATCCGAGGATTTGTGCAGGATCAATACTGTGAAAAGAGTGCAGTGATTACATGGCTTATCCCAACTCAGGCAAGCGCTAAAGACCACTTTGATGCAGCAACTTACATACTTG GACCAGAGGAAGACCTACCAAGAAAGATGGAGCATTTTGAGTTTATCTGTCATGCACCGTCTGAATACTTCAAATCACGATCGACTCCATTTCCAGTTATTCCAACAAGACCTGAGAAGGGGTATATCTGGACCCGTGTTGGACCAACCCCCGCACTAACGGTGAAAGAATCAATAGCAAACACTTTATAG